A genomic region of Dactylococcopsis salina PCC 8305 contains the following coding sequences:
- a CDS encoding Crp/Fnr family transcriptional regulator — protein sequence MESTVVSENFPLLNAAETETLDWLLSVAIEQDFQPEEKILDDQSWGNAVYFIVSGWVKSRRWYNENPTTLSIRGRGDFFGETAILDEPPRATEIITLSETKVISISAQRFIQTLFQDSQLHHKLLQITVRRVRQMDMRLQLRHHPPVVKLASTLINLAENYGKPIEEGMEILLIPETDIADISDLTLEETQKYLSKFQNKGWLELNQDEKTLSITNMRQLTHLSTGTI from the coding sequence ATGGAGAGTACAGTCGTTAGTGAAAATTTCCCCTTACTCAATGCTGCTGAAACCGAAACCCTAGACTGGTTATTATCAGTAGCAATTGAGCAAGACTTCCAACCAGAAGAGAAGATTCTTGATGATCAATCTTGGGGAAATGCCGTTTATTTCATCGTCTCAGGTTGGGTAAAATCAAGGCGCTGGTATAATGAAAACCCAACCACATTATCTATTCGAGGAAGAGGAGATTTTTTTGGCGAAACCGCCATTTTAGACGAGCCTCCTCGTGCCACAGAAATTATAACGCTTAGTGAAACTAAAGTGATTAGTATTTCCGCTCAACGCTTTATCCAAACCCTTTTTCAAGACTCACAACTCCATCACAAACTCCTACAAATTACAGTGCGTCGTGTGCGACAAATGGATATGCGGTTACAACTCCGTCATCATCCTCCTGTGGTAAAACTCGCTTCTACTTTAATTAATTTAGCGGAAAACTATGGCAAACCCATAGAAGAAGGAATGGAAATTTTGCTAATTCCTGAAACAGATATAGCAGATATTTCAGATTTAACTTTAGAAGAAACTCAAAAGTATTTAAGTAAGTTTCAAAATAAAGGTTGGTTAGAATTGAATCAAGATGAGAAAACTTTATCAATAACAAATATGCGTCAACTGACTCATCTATCTACAGGAACAATTTAG
- a CDS encoding M61 family metallopeptidase produces MTEATITQPKKVEETQAKLAYEVSFPEPQTHLFQVKLQVLGWENDTLKIQFPVWTPGSYLVREYARHIQQLTAYNSEDNQPLSQEKQSKNTWLINSETTNSITIEYQVYANELTVRTNHLDATHGYFNGAALFFDVPDLENSPIEVKIVPPAAHWKVTTSLPSVEGKINTYLAADFDTLVDSPFEIGTHQVYDFQVLDKPHQLAIWGQGNANPEPIIQDIKKIVVTEAKIYKELPYDHYIFLLHQAGSGFGGLEHKNCCSLIYPRFGFRATDKYNRFMQLVAHEFFHLWNIKRIRPKALEAFDYSQENYTTALWFAEGTTSYYDALIPMRAGIYNARTCLDNLGKDITRFLKTPGRKVQPLAESSFDAWIKLYRRDGNSDNNQISYYLKGELVSLLLDLLIRSRHNNHRSMDDVLLALWEQFGKPEIGYTDEQLKSVLESVAESDLTPFLETYLYTTEELPLADYLQRFGLQLSSIEDDDPIPDLGLRVATENGATKIKFVDADSPAGLAGIDAGDELLAMDGIRVNAEQLLDRSKDYQPGDTVQLTVFHQDELLTHTLTFAPPQPDRYHISSIEEPSEAQKELLFGWLGVTTV; encoded by the coding sequence ATGACTGAAGCAACAATTACACAGCCCAAAAAAGTCGAAGAAACACAAGCTAAATTAGCTTATGAAGTCTCTTTTCCCGAACCGCAAACCCACCTATTTCAAGTGAAGTTACAGGTTTTAGGTTGGGAAAACGATACGTTAAAAATCCAGTTCCCCGTCTGGACACCAGGCTCTTATTTAGTGCGAGAATATGCGAGACATATCCAACAATTAACGGCTTATAATTCAGAAGATAATCAACCGCTTTCCCAAGAGAAACAATCTAAAAATACTTGGTTGATTAATAGCGAAACCACGAATAGTATTACAATTGAGTACCAAGTTTATGCGAATGAATTAACCGTGAGAACGAATCATCTTGATGCCACTCATGGTTATTTTAACGGCGCAGCGTTATTTTTTGATGTTCCCGACTTAGAAAATTCTCCCATTGAAGTTAAAATTGTTCCCCCTGCTGCTCATTGGAAAGTTACCACATCTCTGCCATCAGTAGAAGGAAAAATTAACACTTATTTAGCCGCTGATTTTGATACCTTAGTTGATAGTCCTTTTGAAATTGGAACCCATCAAGTTTATGATTTTCAGGTTTTAGATAAACCTCATCAACTGGCAATTTGGGGACAAGGAAATGCCAACCCCGAACCAATTATTCAAGACATCAAAAAAATTGTGGTGACAGAAGCAAAAATTTATAAGGAACTCCCTTATGATCACTACATCTTTTTATTACATCAAGCGGGGAGCGGTTTCGGTGGTTTAGAACATAAAAATTGCTGTTCCTTGATTTACCCTCGATTTGGTTTTCGGGCTACTGATAAATATAATCGTTTTATGCAGTTAGTCGCTCACGAATTTTTTCATTTGTGGAATATTAAACGCATTCGTCCGAAAGCATTGGAAGCGTTTGATTATAGTCAAGAAAATTATACAACAGCGCTGTGGTTTGCGGAGGGAACAACCAGTTATTATGATGCCTTGATTCCGATGCGAGCAGGGATTTATAATGCAAGAACTTGTTTGGATAATTTAGGCAAAGATATCACTCGGTTTTTAAAAACGCCAGGACGAAAAGTGCAGCCGTTAGCTGAGTCGAGTTTTGATGCTTGGATTAAGTTATATCGTCGGGATGGAAATAGCGATAATAACCAGATTTCTTATTATTTGAAAGGAGAATTGGTGTCGTTATTGCTTGACTTGTTAATTCGGAGTCGCCATAATAATCATCGATCGATGGATGATGTGTTACTCGCACTGTGGGAACAGTTTGGTAAGCCCGAAATTGGCTACACTGACGAGCAATTAAAATCGGTTTTAGAATCCGTCGCAGAAAGTGATTTAACCCCGTTTTTAGAAACCTATCTCTACACTACAGAAGAACTTCCTCTAGCGGATTATTTGCAGCGATTTGGCTTACAATTAAGCTCGATCGAGGACGATGATCCAATTCCCGATTTAGGGCTGCGAGTGGCGACAGAAAACGGCGCAACGAAAATTAAATTTGTGGATGCCGACTCTCCCGCGGGTTTAGCTGGAATAGACGCGGGAGACGAATTACTGGCAATGGATGGGATACGAGTGAATGCAGAACAACTGCTCGATCGAAGCAAAGACTATCAACCGGGCGACACCGTTCAACTAACCGTTTTCCACCAAGACGAGTTACTTACTCATACCCTCACCTTTGCCCCACCGCAACCCGATCGCTATCATATCAGCAGTATTGAAGAGCCTTCAGAAGCACAAAAAGAACTGCTGTTTGGATGGTTAGGAGTAACCACCGTTTAG
- a CDS encoding CO2 hydration protein gives MVVTQFEPSQHRLAEDIYRLEAGEALLVDSPTNLIEVVGILRSYGVVLDAYAENLKYVAEDQFLIFFNFFKYFNGEVNLQKLFRHWWHDRINYEYAEYTMRAMMWHGGGGLDSYLDTPEFREAAEKVIQAKFRLNPLMRGFHQVFNEFLPEHLRQMAYYKGLGEFWTIMSKIFLELSDRYLKGEIKSIPDVVDHIQQGLVNDANTPITYAVEIRGQTYDLIPKAAGLTFLPDTAVPYVESIFFRGTPFPGLVSFNAQAYQIPAEQEEFAYGALNADVVATGTSGVPPTLLMQDMRHFLPDYLQEFYQQSGREEGDLLVKICQSFQKSMFCVTTAAVKGLAPHPFDTTDVEKKRENRRYLEQWMDRMLNTRLQMTNQT, from the coding sequence ATGGTCGTCACACAATTTGAACCCTCTCAACATCGTCTCGCTGAGGATATCTATCGCTTAGAAGCTGGAGAAGCGCTATTAGTCGATTCTCCCACTAATTTGATTGAGGTGGTGGGAATTTTAAGGAGTTATGGTGTGGTGTTAGATGCTTATGCGGAAAACTTAAAATATGTTGCGGAAGACCAGTTTTTGATATTTTTTAATTTCTTTAAGTATTTTAATGGCGAGGTAAATTTGCAAAAGTTATTCCGTCATTGGTGGCACGATCGCATTAACTATGAGTATGCTGAATATACGATGCGAGCGATGATGTGGCATGGTGGCGGTGGCTTAGATTCTTATTTAGATACTCCTGAGTTTCGAGAGGCTGCAGAAAAAGTCATTCAAGCAAAGTTCCGATTAAATCCTTTAATGCGAGGGTTTCATCAGGTTTTTAATGAATTTCTGCCCGAACATTTACGTCAGATGGCGTATTATAAAGGTTTAGGTGAGTTCTGGACAATTATGAGTAAAATTTTCTTAGAACTCAGCGATCGATACTTAAAAGGCGAAATTAAATCCATTCCTGATGTTGTTGATCATATCCAACAAGGATTAGTCAATGATGCCAATACACCCATTACCTACGCAGTGGAAATTCGCGGTCAAACCTATGATTTAATCCCAAAGGCTGCAGGTTTAACCTTCCTTCCCGATACAGCAGTTCCCTATGTGGAGTCGATTTTCTTTCGGGGAACACCTTTTCCAGGCTTAGTGTCTTTCAATGCTCAAGCCTATCAAATTCCTGCCGAACAAGAAGAGTTTGCTTATGGGGCTTTAAATGCGGATGTGGTGGCGACGGGAACATCTGGCGTGCCACCGACGTTATTAATGCAGGATATGAGACATTTTCTTCCTGATTATTTACAAGAATTTTATCAACAGTCTGGACGAGAAGAAGGAGATTTATTAGTCAAAATTTGTCAGAGTTTCCAGAAGTCGATGTTTTGTGTAACAACGGCGGCGGTAAAAGGGTTGGCCCCCCATCCATTTGATACGACAGATGTGGAGAAAAAACGGGAAAATCGCCGTTATCTAGAACAATGGATGGATCGGATGTTAAATACTCGATTACAAATGACAAATCAAACGTAG
- a CDS encoding biliverdin-producing heme oxygenase encodes MTVDLATMLKEGTKKSHTMAENVGFVKCFLKGVVEKNSYRNLVANLYFVYSAMEEEMAKHSEHPIVSKIYFPELNRKESLEEDLQYYFGNNWRETVSPSAAGNAYVNRIREVSAEAPELLVAHSYTRYLGDLSGGQILKGIAQRAMNLEDGVGTSFYEFEAISDEKAFKDTYRQGLNNLPIDQSTADRIVEEANDAFGLNMKLFKELEGNLIKGIGIMLFNSVTRRNRSRKNKNNEFATAESTN; translated from the coding sequence ATGACTGTAGATTTAGCCACAATGTTAAAAGAAGGGACGAAAAAGTCCCACACGATGGCAGAAAACGTGGGTTTTGTCAAGTGTTTCCTGAAAGGAGTAGTGGAAAAAAACTCCTATCGTAACCTCGTCGCCAACCTTTACTTTGTCTATTCCGCGATGGAGGAAGAAATGGCGAAACATAGCGAACACCCAATTGTCTCTAAAATTTACTTCCCAGAATTAAACCGTAAAGAGAGTTTAGAGGAAGATTTACAATACTATTTTGGTAACAATTGGCGAGAAACTGTTTCTCCTTCTGCGGCTGGAAACGCTTACGTTAACCGCATTCGGGAAGTCTCAGCCGAAGCACCAGAGTTGTTAGTTGCTCATTCCTATACTCGTTATCTGGGAGATTTATCTGGTGGACAAATTCTTAAGGGAATTGCTCAACGAGCGATGAATTTAGAAGACGGTGTGGGAACATCTTTTTATGAGTTTGAAGCGATTTCTGATGAGAAGGCATTTAAAGATACTTATCGTCAAGGGTTAAATAATTTACCCATTGATCAAAGTACCGCCGATCGAATTGTTGAGGAAGCGAATGATGCTTTTGGCTTAAACATGAAACTGTTTAAGGAACTCGAAGGCAATCTCATTAAAGGCATCGGGATTATGCTATTTAATAGTGTCACCCGTCGTAACCGTTCTCGCAAGAATAAAAACAACGAATTTGCTACCGCCGAATCAACCAATTAA